The proteins below come from a single Drosophila suzukii chromosome X, CBGP_Dsuzu_IsoJpt1.0, whole genome shotgun sequence genomic window:
- the Ag5r gene encoding venom allergen-1, whose protein sequence is MRNTVIIVSLSLALGLVSATDYCKKSCGSTKNLGCGNSGAWDSSCPTDAALVSLTTAQKAALVDRTNEYRNIIAGGLNANLSAACRMATIKWNDELAYLASLNVKSCAMRHDGCHNTDAFDWSGQNLAWMSYYNPLNVTHYVQWGVDMWYGEAVYTKQSYIDAYPSNYNGPAIGHFTVLVADRNTEMGCAAATYSVAGQGYKAFLLACNYAATNVLGIKMYSSCSTPASKCTTGTNPQYKFLCSSKEVYDVNNLFY, encoded by the exons ATGCGCAACACCGTGATCATCGTCAGCCTCTCGCTGGCACTGGGGCTCGTCTCCGCCACCGACTACTGCAAGAAGAGCTGCGGCAGCACCAAGAACCTGGGATGCGGCAATAGCGGG GCCTGGGATTCCAGTTGCCCCACCGACGCCGCCCTGGTGTCCCTGACCACGGCGCAGAAGGCCGCCCTGGTGGACAGGACGAACGAGTACCGCAACATCATCGCCGGCGGACTGAACGCCAACCTGAGTGCCGCCTGCCGGATGGCCACCATCAAGTGGAACGACGAGCTGGCCTACCTGGCCTCCCTGAACGTGAAGAGCTGTGCGATGCGCCACGACGGATGCCACAACACGGATGCCTTCGACTGGTCTGGCCAGAATCTGGCCTGGATGAGCTACTACAATCCTTTGAACGTTACCCACTATGTGCAGTGGGGCGTCGATATGTGGTACGGCGAGGCTGTGTACACCAAGCAGTCCTACATCGATGCCTATCCCTCGAACTACAATGGCCCGGCCATTGGCCATTTCACCGTCCTGGTGGCCGATCGCAACACGGAGATGGGCTGTGCCGCGGCCACCTACTCGGTGGCTGGCCAGGGATACAAGGCCTTCCTCCTGGCCTGCAACTACGCGGCCACCAATGTCCTGGGCATCAAGATGTACAGCTCCTGCTCCACGCCGGCCAGCAAGTGCACCACCGGCACCAATCCCCAGTACAAGTTCCTCTGCAGCTCCAAGGAAGTGTACGATGTCAACAACCTTTTCTACTGA
- the Ag5r2 gene encoding antigen 5 like allergen Cul n 1 yields the protein MKLVVLAILVVISGLAQATDYCSWDICNGGSHIACGHSNWWDSSCPGDAELIDINDDYKWVFVHSHNDKRNYIAGGYDPSHDAACRMATMEWDDELAYLASLNVRQCNMVHDSCHNTDAFKYSGQNLAWQAYSGDLPDMGYILDNSVQMWFDEVHNSNAGIISGGYPSGYNGPAIGHFTVMMSERNTRVGCAAAKYNRDGWNQVLVACNYATTNMIGRQIYSSCDWAAQGCGSGTNGEFGNLCSSSEWYDVNSW from the exons ATGAAACTCGTTGTTCTCGCCATTCTGGTGGTTATTTCTGGCCTGGCCCAGGCCACCGACTACTGTTCGTGGGACATCTGCAACGGTGGCTCCCACATCGCCTGTGGCCACAGCAACTGGTGGGACAGCAGCTGTCCTGGGGATGCCGAGCTGATCGACATCAACGACGACTACAAGTGGGTCTTCGTCCACTCGCACAACGACAAGAGGAACTACATCGCCGGTGGGTATGATCCCAGCCACGATGCCGCCTGCCGCATGGCCACCATGGAGTGGGATGATGAGCTGGCCTACCTGGCCTCCCTGAACGTCCGCCAGTGCAACATGGTGCACGACAGCTGCCACAACACCGACGCCTTCAAGTACTCCGGCCAGAACCTCGCCTGGCAGGCCTACTCCGGCGACCTGCCCGACATGGGCTACATCCTGGACAACAGCGTGCAGATGTGGTTCGACGAGGTGCACAACTCCAACGCTGGCATTATCTCTGGAGGTTACCCCTCCGGCTACAACGGACC GGCCATCGGTCACTTCACCGTGATGATGTCGGAAAGGAACACCCGTGTGGGCTGTGCTGCCGCCAAGTACAACCGCGATGGATGGAACCAGGTACTGGTGGCCTGCAACTACGCCACCACCAACATGATCGGTCGCCAGATCTACTCCAGCTGCGACTGGGCTGCCCAGGGATGCGGATCGGGCACCAACGGCGAGTTCGGCAACCTCTGCTCCTCCTCCGAGTGGTACGATGTGAACAGCTGGTAA
- the LOC108006291 gene encoding probable E3 ubiquitin-protein ligase makorin-1, giving the protein MSLNRSRTLCRYYMQGICRFGEYCRFSHDVDARPSEEEKEDEQVATTSGYSRQRMWANAPVFVPSARKLNPSEAESPKEFCPRGGRCILGNKCPHRIHLELCEMCQLYCLHPDDLEQRREHNRECLEQHEQDMELSFAIARSKDKMCGICFDTVVEKEGRKERRFGILSKCNHTFCLDCIRRWRQDKQFENTVTRACPECRVASDFVCPSAFWVDTKEEKDKLLTDYRTALGSKNCKYFRLGRGRCPFGNKCFYRHALPDGTVIDVGQPRRYRKPHRDSRQDRDRNRDWDRDDLMDFLDYYPWRMEDQLDQYWLDLYSSDFNDFSDGSGEDN; this is encoded by the coding sequence ATGTCGCTAAACCGCAGTCGAACCCTCTGCCGCTACTATATGCAGGGGATCTGTCGGTTCGGGGAGTACTGTCGATTCTCCCACGATGTGGATGCCAGGCCATCGGAGGAGGAGAAGGAGGATGAGCAGGTGGCCACCACCAGTGGCTACAGTCGGCAGCGGATGTGGGCCAATGCACCGGTCTTTGTGCCCAGTGCCAGGAAACTGAATCCTTCCGAGGCTGAGTCCCCCAAAGAGTTCTGTCCGCGTGGGGGACGATGTATCCTGGGCAATAAGTGCCCCCATCGCATCCATCTGGAGCTGTGCGAGATGTGTCAGCTGTATTGCCTGCATCCGGATGATCTGGAGCAGCGAAGGGAGCACAATCGCGAGTGCCTGGAACAGCACGAACAGGACATGGAGCTATCCTTTGCCATAGCCCGTTCCAAGGACAAGATGTGCGGCATCTGTTTTGACACGGTGGTGGAGAAGGAGGGCCGCAAGGAGCGGCGCTTTGGCATCCTGTCCAAGTGCAATCACACCTTCTGTCTGGACTGCATCCGCCGGTGGCGTCAGGACAAGCAATTCGAGAACACGGTGACCCGGGCCTGTCCAGAGTGCCGGGTCGCCTCGGATTTCGTCTGTCCCAGTGCCTTCTGGGTGGACACCAAGGAGGAGAAGGACAAGCTGCTCACCGACTATCGCACTGCTCTGGGCTCCAAGAACTGCAAGTACTTCCGGCTGGGCAGGGGAAGGTGTCCCTTTGGCAACAAGTGCTTCTACAGACACGCCCTGCCCGATGGCACCGTCATCGATGTGGGCCAGCCCAGGCGTTACCGAAAACCACACCGTGATTCTAGACAAGATCGGGATCGGAATCGCGACTGGGATCGGGATGATCTCATGGACTTTCTCGACTACTATCCCTGGCGGATGGAAGATCAATTGGACCAGTATTGGCTCGACCTGTACTCAAGTGATTTCAACGATTTTTCCGATGGCTCAGGGGAGGATAACTAA